The Lewinellaceae bacterium genome includes a region encoding these proteins:
- the nrfD gene encoding polysulfide reductase NrfD gives MSAVVSPIREPLILGGKNYHQITEDICAPTEKTPSLMWVIAFSIASSLLAFYVFCVGWTIWVGIGSWNLNRTINWGWDITNFVWWVGIGHAGTLISAILLLFRQRWRTGVNRAAEAMTIFAVMCAGQFPLIHMGRLWLGFFIFPYPNTRGPLWVNFNSPLLWDVFAISTYFTVSLLFWYTGLVPDLATVRDRAKGLRRKLYDLFSFSWNGSAKHWQRWESLSLILAGLATPLVLSVHTIVSFDFATSVIPGWHTTIFPPYFVAGAIFSGFAMVQTLMVISRKVLKLEQYITIEHIDVMNKVILLTGSIVGVAYLTELFIAWYSGYIYEQFAFYNRVMGPYWWSYVGMMSCNVLSPQIFWSKKIRQSIWWTFFMSIFINIGMWFERFVIIATTLARDYLPSSWSYYSPSWVEIGLFAGTLGLFFTLFLIFTRLAPVVAIAEVKQILKGYGDQYTGGKAKKHH, from the coding sequence ATGAGTGCAGTAGTTTCTCCAATAAGAGAACCGTTAATTTTAGGAGGTAAGAATTACCATCAAATCACAGAGGATATTTGTGCTCCGACCGAAAAGACACCTAGTTTGATGTGGGTCATTGCATTCAGCATTGCTTCATCGCTACTTGCTTTTTATGTTTTTTGTGTGGGATGGACAATCTGGGTAGGTATCGGTTCCTGGAACCTTAACCGTACGATCAACTGGGGTTGGGATATTACCAACTTCGTTTGGTGGGTCGGGATTGGTCACGCGGGTACGTTGATCTCTGCCATTTTGTTATTGTTCCGTCAAAGGTGGCGTACCGGTGTAAACCGTGCTGCTGAGGCCATGACCATCTTTGCGGTAATGTGTGCGGGCCAGTTTCCGCTGATTCACATGGGACGCCTTTGGCTGGGATTCTTTATTTTCCCTTATCCCAATACACGTGGTCCTTTGTGGGTGAACTTCAACTCACCACTGCTTTGGGACGTATTTGCGATCTCTACCTATTTTACCGTTTCACTATTGTTTTGGTACACAGGACTGGTACCGGATTTGGCAACGGTTCGCGACAGAGCAAAAGGATTGCGTCGTAAATTGTACGACCTGTTCTCTTTCAGCTGGAACGGTTCTGCGAAACACTGGCAAAGATGGGAAAGCCTTTCCCTTATCCTGGCGGGTTTGGCTACTCCTCTGGTACTTTCTGTTCACACGATAGTATCTTTTGACTTTGCCACTTCCGTAATTCCTGGTTGGCATACCACCATCTTCCCTCCATACTTTGTGGCCGGGGCGATCTTCTCAGGATTTGCGATGGTACAGACCTTAATGGTCATCTCAAGAAAAGTACTCAAACTGGAACAATATATTACCATCGAACACATCGATGTCATGAACAAAGTGATCCTGCTTACCGGCTCTATCGTTGGTGTGGCTTATCTTACGGAGTTGTTCATCGCATGGTATTCAGGATATATTTATGAACAATTTGCTTTCTATAATAGGGTAATGGGACCGTATTGGTGGTCTTATGTAGGAATGATGTCCTGTAACGTACTTTCTCCACAGATTTTCTGGAGCAAGAAAATCCGTCAAAGTATCTGGTGGACTTTCTTCATGTCCATCTTTATCAATATCGGTATGTGGTTTGAACGTTTCGTGATCATCGCGACTACCCTGGCCAGGGATTATCTGCCTTCCAGCTGGAGTTACTATTCTCCTTCCTGGGTTGAGATCGGTTTGTTTGCCGGTACCCTTGGTTTATTCTTTACGCTTTTCCTCATCTTTACCCGATTGGCACCGGTGGTAGCCATCGCGGAGGTCAAGCAAATTCTCAAAGGATACGGGGATCAGTACACTGGAGGAAAAGCTAAAAAACACCATTAA